A stretch of the Malus domestica chromosome 08, GDT2T_hap1 genome encodes the following:
- the LOC114826592 gene encoding putative clathrin assembly protein At4g40080 yields MARIKFIGILKDKASILKATLCINGRVSVHLAVLRATTHDPSRPPSETRIASVLALGLSSRLTACACIEALMDRLHVTRSAFVALKCLLTIHNIISKGSFILKDQLAYYPCFGGYNFLNLSMFCDNSDLCMLEYSSWVRWYAGVIEQNLMVSRAIGYYLNSTKTDGNKRDKEERALALLDSDLAMEIEVLVEFVVRICDAPDSLELQKNNLVYEVVRAAGEDYRSIQREIVVRVKEVGDRIDSVEGLSSDELTRLIDALERLESCKGKLMLLFVNRKRNDGLWELVKETKARLVEMKEKREEKRVVVFMGRNESAESTQCWNPFLEPGQLLLLPSGGAWVGLGPTPIAV; encoded by the coding sequence ATGGCCCGAATCAAATTCATCGGCATCCTGAAAGACAAAGCCTCAATCCTCAAAGCGACTCTATGCATCAACGGCCGAGTCTCCGTACACCTCGCCGTCCTCCGAGCCACCACCCATGACCCGTCAAGGCCGCCTTCGGAGACACGAATCGCCTCCGTGCTCGCCCTAGGGCTTTCCTCCCGCCTCACTGCATGCGCATGCATCGAGGCCCTCATGGACCGACTCCACGTCACTCGGAGCGCCTTTGTTGCCCTAAAATGCCTCCTCACAATTCATAACATTATATCAAAAGGGTCTTTTATTCTCAAAGACCAGCTTGCTTATTACCCTTGTTTTGGGGGATACAATTTTTTGAATCTCTCCATGTTTTGTGACAATTCCGATTTGTGCATGCTGGAATATTCATCTTGGGTCAGATGGTACGCCGGTGTGATCGAGCAGAATCTCATGGTGTCTAGAGCAATTGGGTATTATCTCAATTCGACAAAAACAGATGGTAATAAAAGAGACAAGGAAGAGAGGGCACTTGCTCTTTTGGACTCGGATTTGGCAATGGAGATTGAAGTGCTTGTGGAATTTGTGGTACGAATTTGCGACGCGCCCGATTCATTAGAACTTCAGAAGAACAATTTAGTATACGAAGTGGTGAGAGCCGCGGGCGAAGATTACAGGTCGATTCAGCGTGAAATTGTTGTCCGAGTCAAGGAAGTTGGAGATAGAATCGACTCAGTCGAGGGTTTGAGTTCGGATGAGTTGACTCGGTTGATTGACGCGTTGGAGAGGCTGGAGAGTTGCAAGGGGAAGTTGATGCTATTGTTTGTGAACAGGAAGAGGAATGATGGGTTGTGGGAGTTGGTGAAGGAGACGAAGGCTAGGCTTGTGGAGATGAAGGAGAAGCGAGAGGAGAAGAGGGTGGTGGTTTTTATGGGTAGGAACGAGTCAGCCGAGTCGACTCAATGTTGGAACCCATTTCTTGAACCAGGACAGTTGTTGCTGTTACCATCTGGTGGTGCGTGGGTGGGTTTGGGACCGACACCAATAGCCGTTTGA
- the LOC103418964 gene encoding protein DETOXIFICATION 27-like produces the protein MMGIVDREEVHLHQSLLAESSSKNTTTTDDDQQNTHLWSRVWIESKKLWRVVGPAIIGRLSAFSMIVITQAFAGHLGVVELASISIANNVIVGFTFGLLLGMASALETLCGQAFGAKRHHMLGIYLQRSWIVLFLCCILLLPIYIFASPILKLLGQSDDVAEMSGVVSLWLLPMHFSYAFLFPLQRFLQSQLKNFVTLWVALVVLVFHALISWLFVYVLDFGVVGAAIALDISWWVSFFVLLGYVTCGWCPLSWTGFSMEAFSGLWEFVKLSTASGVMLCLEFWYYRILILMTGHLQNATLSVDALSVCMTMNAWELMIHLAFFAGTGVRVSNELGAGNGQAAKFAAKVSVAESSLIALFFCILIIAFRDNFGYIFTTSSDVIQRVNQMSYILGITILLNGVQPVLSGVAVGSGWQAWVAYINLFCYYIIGLPLGFVMGWVADLGVTGIWGGMILGGTAVQTVILGIVTSRRDWEKEAQKASQRVNKWSTPNPDDQTEEQQYT, from the exons ATCTTCACCAATCTCTATTAGCAGAATCATCAAGCAAAAACACTACTACCACTGATGATGATCAACAAAATACACACCTTTGGTCAAGAGTTTGGATAGAATCCAAGAAACTATGGCGCGTGGTCGGTCCGGCCATCATCGGCCGTTTGTCTGCCTTCTCCATGATCGTCATAACACAAGCCTTTGCCGGACACCTTGGTGTGGTTGAACTCGCTTCCATTTCCATTGCCAACAATGTCATTGTCGGCTTCACTTTTGGTCTCCTG TTAGGCATGGCAAGCGCACTAGAGACACTATGTGGGCAGGCTTTTGGGGCCAAGAGGCACCATATGTTGGGGATATACCTCCAAAGGTCATGGATTGTGTTGTTCCTATGTTGCATTCTGCTCTTGCCTATATACATTTTCGCCTCTCCGATTCTGAAACTATTAGGACAGTCCGATGACGTTGCAGAGATGTCGGGAGTGGTGTCTTTGTGGCTTTTACCCATGCACTTCAGCTATGCGTTTCTTTTCCCATTGCAGAGGTTCTTGCAGAGCCAGCTGAAGAACTTTGTGACTTTGTGGGTTGCCTTGGTGGTTTTGGTGTTTCATGCCTTGATAAGTTGGCTTTTTGTGTATGTTTTAGACTTTGGGGTTGTGGGTGCTGCTATTGCTTTGGATATCTCTTGGTGGGTTTCCTTTTTCGTGCTACTTGGATATGTAACATGTGGTTGGTGTCCACTCAGTTGGACTGGTTTCTCTATGGAAGCCTTTTCTGGCCTTTGGGAATTTGTCAAACTATCTACTGCTTCTGGGGTCATGCTTTG CTTGGAATTTTGGTACTACAGAATCTTGATATTGATGACTGGACACTTACAGAACGCGACTCTTTCTGTGGAcgccttatcagtttg CATGACTATGAATGCTTGGGAGCTCATGATTCATTTAGCCTTCTTCGCTGGAACTGg AGTAAGAGTATCGAATGAGCTGGGTGCTGGAAATGGTCAGGCAGCAAAATTTGCAGCAAAAGTATCTGTGGCAGAATCCAGCTTGATTGCCCTATTCTTCTGCATACTTATTATTGCATTCCGTGATAATTTTGGATACATATTCACAACAAGCAGTGATGTCATCCAACGAGTTAATCAAATGTCTTACATCCTGGGTATCACAATTCTACTTAACGGTGTTCAACCCGTCTTGTCAG GAGTAGCTGTAGGCTCAGGATGGCAGGCATGGGTGGCATACATAAATCTTTTCTGCTACTACATTATTGGGCTCCCTCTAGGATTTGTAATGGGATGGGTCGCTGACTTGGGTGTTACG GGCATATGGGGTGGGATGATCCTTGGCGGAACTGCTGTCCAAACAGTGATTTTGGGCATCGTGACATCGCGACGTGATTGGGAAAAGGAG GCTCAGAAGGCCAGCCAGCGTGTAAATAAGTGGTCAACTCCTAATCCAGATGATCAGACAGAGGAGCAACAATATACATGA